The following proteins are co-located in the Streptomyces sp. DT2A-34 genome:
- the purN gene encoding phosphoribosylglycinamide formyltransferase, whose protein sequence is MAAKPVAERAKRLVVLVSGSGTNLQALLDEIAAVGPEAYGAQIVAVGADRENIEGLARAERAGLPTFVRKVKDYGSREEWDAALAEAVASYEPDLVVSAGFMKIVGKEFLARFGGRFVNTHPALLPSFPGAHGVRDALAYGARVTGCTVHFVDDGVDTGPIIAQGVVEVRDEDDESALHERIKEVERRLLVEVVGRLARNGYRIEGRKVVIQ, encoded by the coding sequence GTGGCCGCCAAGCCCGTGGCCGAGCGTGCCAAGCGCCTCGTCGTGCTGGTCTCCGGATCCGGCACCAATCTGCAGGCGCTCCTCGACGAGATCGCCGCCGTCGGTCCCGAGGCGTACGGCGCCCAGATCGTGGCCGTCGGTGCCGACCGCGAGAACATCGAGGGGCTCGCGCGGGCCGAGCGCGCCGGGCTGCCGACCTTCGTGCGGAAGGTCAAGGACTACGGCAGCCGGGAGGAGTGGGACGCGGCGCTCGCCGAGGCCGTCGCCTCCTACGAGCCCGACCTCGTCGTCTCCGCCGGGTTCATGAAGATCGTGGGCAAGGAGTTCCTCGCGCGCTTCGGCGGGCGGTTCGTGAACACCCACCCGGCCCTTCTGCCCAGTTTTCCCGGCGCCCACGGCGTCCGCGACGCCCTCGCGTACGGCGCCAGGGTCACCGGCTGCACCGTCCACTTCGTCGACGACGGCGTCGACACCGGGCCGATCATCGCGCAGGGCGTGGTGGAGGTCCGGGACGAGGACGACGAGAGCGCTCTGCACGAGCGCATCAAGGAAGTCGAGCGAAGGCTGCTCGTCGAGGTCGTGGGGCGGCTCGCCCGCAACGGCTATCGCATTGAGGGACGAAAGGTAGTTATCCAGTGA